The proteins below are encoded in one region of Telopea speciosissima isolate NSW1024214 ecotype Mountain lineage chromosome 10, Tspe_v1, whole genome shotgun sequence:
- the LOC122641916 gene encoding neutral ceramidase 2-like, whose protein sequence is MGLFSLPNGHVQRLYGTTWFWVMLLFLLQNGNGILSASTYLVGLGSYDITGPSADVNMMGYANMEQIASGVHFRLRARAFIVAEPQGSRMVFVNLDACMASQLVTIKVIERLKARYGNLYNEQNVAISGIHTHAGPGGYLQYVVYLVTSLGFVRQSFDALLDGIEKSIIQAHENLRPGSIYVEKGEILDAGVNRSPSAYLNNPAKERSKYKYDVDKEMTLLKFVDDEWGPVGSFNWFATHGTSMSRTNSLISGDNKGAAARFMEDWFEQNGFLDDVENLNSDTYAGHSIPRRISSIIPNLHNYDELRDLAASYQSSRGRPTTRMLSISSRVRSALRQAERPRFVSAFCQSNCGDVSPNVLGTFCIDTGLPCDFNHSTCGGKNELCYGRGPGYPDEFENTRIIGERQFKKAVDLFNKASEQLKGKIEYRHTYIDFSKLEVTLPKQDGGYEVVKTCPAAMGFGFAAGTTDGPGAFDFKQGDDKGNAFWRLVRNVLKTPGKDQINCQNPKPILLDTGEMKEPYDWAPSVLPVQILRIGQLIILGVPGEFTTMAGRRLRDAVKSVLTSGANGEFNSNVHVVISGLTNTYSQYVTTFEEYEVQRYEGASTLYGPHTLSAYIQEFKKLAQSLISDQTVEPGVDPPNLLDKQISFLTPVVMDATPRGAQFGDCCTDIPQNSTFKRGDMVSVKFWSACPRNDLMTEGTFALVEFLQEKETWIPAYDDDDFCLRFMWSRPTKLSTHSQATIEWRIPQSAIPGVYRISHFGASKSLFGTVKHFTGSSGAFVVA, encoded by the exons ATGGGGCTCTTTTCTCTTCCCAATGGCCATGTTCAGAGGCTCTATGGAACTACCTGGTTCTGGGTTATGCTGTTGTTCTTGCTACAGAACGGCAATGGGATACTCTCAGCTTCGACTTATTTAGTTGGACTTGGAAGCTATGACATTACAGGACCCTCTGCAGATGTCAATATGATGGGTTATGCTAATATGGAGCAGATTGCATCTGGAGTTCACTTCAGGTTGAGAGCTCGTGCATTTATTGTGGCAGAGCCTCAGGGGAGCAGGATGGTTTTTGTAAATCTTGATGCTTGCATGGCTTCACAACTCGTGACAATTAAAGTGATTGAGAGGTTGAAGGCAAG GTATGGGAACCTATACAATGAACAGAATGTTGCTATTAGTGGTATTCACACTCATGCAGGTCCTGGGGGCTATCTTCAATATGTGGTGTATCTTGTAACATCTCTTGGATTTGTGCGTCAGTCATTTGATGCTCTTCTTGATGGCATTGAGAAAAGCATTATACAAGCTCATGAAAATCTCCGGCCAGGGTCAATTTATGTTGAAAAAG GAGAGATTTTGGATGCTGGTGTGAACCGTAGTCCTAGTGCTTATCTGAACAATCCTGCCAAGGAACGGAGTAAATATAAGTATGATGTTGATAAAGAGATGACTCTCCTGAAATTTGTGGATGATGAATGGGGCCCAGTTGGTAGCTTTAACTGGTTTGCAACTCATGGGACTTCTATGAGTCGTACAAATTCATTGATAAGCGGAGACAACAAAGGAGCTGCTGCACGATTTATGGAGGACTGGTTTGAACAGAATGGGTTTCTGGATGATGTTGAAAACCTGAACTCTGATACATATGCTGGCCACAGCATCCCCCGAAGAATTTCAAGCATTATTCCTAATCTTCATAACT ATGACGAGTTGAGGGATCTTGCTGCCTCATATCAATCTTCTCGCGGGAGGCCAACAACCAGGATGTTGAGTATTTCTAGTCGTGTTAGGAGCGCTCTGAGGCAGGCTGAAAGGCCTAGATTTGTATCTGCTTTTTGTCAGTCAAATTGTGGTGATGTTAGCCCAAATGTGCTTGGTACTTTCTGCATAGACACTGGACTACCTTGTGATTTCAATCATAGTACCTGTGGTGGGAAGAACGAACTCTGCTATGGCCGAGGCCCAGG TTACCCGGATGAATTTGAAAACACGCGTATAATTGGAGAAAGGCAATTTAAAAAAGCTGTGGATCTCTTTAACAAAGCATCTGAGCAATTGAAAGGCAAGATTGAGTACCGGCACACCTACATAGACTTCTCCAAGCTTGAAGTTACACTTCCTAAACAGGACGGAGGTTATGAGGTGGTCAAAACATGCCCTGCTGCCATGGGGTTTGGTTTTGCTGCAGGAACAACCGATGGACCTGGAGCTTTTGATTTCAAGCAAGGAGATGACAAG GGTAATGCGTTCTGGAGGTTGGTGCGAAACGTATTGAAAACACCGGGTAAAGATCAAATCAATTGTCAAAATCCAAAGCCTATTTTGCTTGATACCGGTGAAATGAAGGAACCGTATGACTGGGCG CCTTCAGTACTTCCAGTTCAGATTCTGAGAATAGGGCAACTAATCATTCTCGGTGTACCTGGAG AGTTCACAACAATGGCTGGGAGGCGTCTCCGTGATGCTGTGAAGTCGGTGCTTACTTCTGGAGCTAATGGAGAATTCAACAGCAATGTGCATGTTGTTATATCAGGCCTGACAAATACATATTCACAGTACGTTACCACATTTGAGGAGTACGAGGTGCAGAGATATGAG GGTGCCTCCACGCTGTATGGTCCGCACACTCTGAGCGCTTATATTCAAGAGTTCAAGAAGCTTGCACAATCTCTCATCAGTGACCAAACTGTTGAACCGGGTGTAGACCCCCCAAATCTCTTGGACAAGCAAATCAGCTTTCTAACACCTGTCGTCATGGATGCAACCCCGCGTGGTGCCCAATTTGGGGACTGTTGCACTGATATCCCTCAGAATTCCACATTCAAGAGAGGGGACATGGTTTCAGTTAAGTTTTGGTCGGCTTGCCCTAGAAATGATCTCATGACAGAGGGGACATTTGCCCTGGTGGAGTTTctccaagaaaaggaaacatgGATACCAgcttatgatgatgatgatttctGCTTGCGCTTTATGTGGTCTCGTCCGACAAAACTAAGCACTCACAGTCAGGCAACCATAGAATGGAGAATCCCACAATCAGCAATTCCAGGTGTGTACAGGATAAGTCATTTTGGTGCCTCAAAGAGCCTTTTTGGTACGGTTAAGCATTTCACAGGTTCCTCCGGTGCCTTTGTAGTGGCATAG